DNA sequence from the Rhizobium sp. ARZ01 genome:
GCAGCAGGTGCCGGTCCTCGTTCGTCCGCACCCCGACGGGTCCGGCCGCTACCAGATCGCCTATGGCCATCGCCGCTGGCAGGCCGCGAGCAAGTTGAACCGTCCGGTCAAGGCGGTCGTGCGCGAACTCTCCGACGACGCGCTGGTGATCGCACAAGGCAAGGAGAACAGCGAGCGCAAGGATCTTTCCTTCATCGAGCAGGCGCTGTTTGCTTATGAACTGAAGGATCGCGGCTTCGACCGACAGACGATTGCTGCAGCGCTCGGTCGTAGCGAGGACAAGGGGCTCGCCTACATCTCGATCCTCACCTCGCTGGCCGGAACTCTTGCCACTGAGGTCGTTCGCAAGATCGGCCCGGCGCCGAAGACCGGGCGTCCGAAATGGGAGAAGCTCGCGGCTCATTTTGCCGATCGCAAGCTGCCGGCTGCGCGCTCCTCTGCCGCAAATGGATTGATGTCGTCGGACAAGTGGCTGGGCGCTGACAGCGACGCTCGCTTTGCCATGCTGCTTTCGCTTCTGGAGGCGAAAGAGAAGCCTGCCACGGCGAAGAGCACGATCAAGGGCGAGGCGGGGCAGGATGCCGTCACGATCGAGCGGGCTGGAGCCGTGACGCGCTTTGCCGTCGATGAGCGCCTGTCGCCTGGGTTCGCTGAATGGCTGGCCTGCGAAATGCCGGCGCTTGTGGCGCGCTTCGAGAAGGTGCGCGCGTAGCCCGGGTCCGGGCGAGGGCGGTGCATGCCGCCGCCCTTGCTCAAGCCCCGCCGGGGGCACAGCGATCGACTGCCGCAGAGATCGCAGATGAGGACTTCTCCCAGTCCTTGCAAAAGCTGGCTGGCAGGCGGGAAGAGCGCGGACGAGCCGCTGGCAGACAAATTCAGCTCTATCCGTCTGAAATTATTTCATAAAATTCTAGATAGTTCCAGCTGTAACTCCTGTCTGCCCAATGGGCCTCGCGATGCGGCCAAATGGAGTTGCGACTTCCAATCGCGTCACCTAGGCGCCGATAGACTCCCTGATCTCTGCTGTCGCGCCACCCGCCATGTGGATACCAAGGCCTTGAAATATATTGCTAATCGATTTGAATTTGTTTCAATCGATTTGGTGTATGGTGTTCGGTGGTCGGCCTGTTGCCAGGCTCCGCGCATATGTGATTAGTGCGGTCCACGAAGGGATTTACTCGAAAAGGAGAAACGGAATGGCGTTGATTACCATGCGGCAGTTGCTCGATCATGCTGCTGAGAATGATTACGCGCTGCCCGCGTTCAACGTGAACAATCTGGAATACATTCAGGCTGTCATGCGCGCAGCCGACGCAACGGATTCGCCGGTGATCCTCCAGGCAAGCCGCGGTGCGCGCGCCTATGCCGGCGATGCCTTCCTGCGGCACCTGATCCTCGGCGCTGCGGAAGAGTATCCGCATATCCCGGTCTGCCTGCATCTCGACCATGGCGACCAGCCCTCTACCTGCATTTCGGCCATCACCAACGGCTTCACCTCGGTGATGATGGACGGCTCGCTGCTTGCCGACGGCAAGACGGTTTCGAGCTACGAGTACAATGTTGATGTCACGGCGGAAGTCGTGAAGATCGCACATGCGGCCGGGGTCTCGGTCGAAGGCGAACTCGGCTGTCTCGGCAATCTTGAGACCGGCGCCGGCGACAAGGAAGACGGTCACGGCTTCGAGGGCAAGCTGTCGCGCGAGGAACTGCTCACCGATCCCGATCAGGCGCTCGACTTCGTCAGCAAGACGGGCGTGGATGCGCTCGCCGTCGCCATCGGTACCAGCCATGGCGCCTACAAGTTCACCCGTGAGCCGGACGGCGAGATCCTGTCGATCGAAACGATCGCCAAGATCAACAAGAAGCTGCCGAACACGCATCTCGTCATGCACGGCTCCTCTTCCGTGCCGAAGGACCTGCAGGATCTGTTCAACAGCTATGGCGGCAAGATGAAGCCGACCTGGGGCGTGCCGGTCGCTGAGATCCAGAAGGCGATCCCGCTTGGCGTGCGCAAGGTCAATATCGACACCGACTTGCGCCTGGCCATGACAGGAACGATCCGCAAGAACTTCACCGAAAGCCCGGAAAACTTCGATCCGCGCAACTACCTCAAGCCCGCCACGGCGCTGATGACGGAAGTCTGCAAGGAGCGCTTCGAAGCCTTCCGCACCGCCGGCAAGGCCTCCAAGATCCGCGCCAAGCGGCTGGCGGAGATGGCGAAGTTCTACGCTTCGGCCAAGTAGATGAAAGCGGGGCGGGGAGGCGACTTCCCGCCCCGCTGATTTTCGCCGGACAGGCTGCCTTTGGCCATCGAACAGTGGCCATGGATAGTTGCAGAGCGGCAGATCACCCTATGTGACGCCGCTACCGTGAAACAGCGACCGCCAAGGGCCGGTGCTGAGAATTCCAGCGGCGAGGCCGTGACTCACCAGCGCGGCAGGGTTCAGACATCGCCATCTGGGGCGCTCCGATAAGCGTGCACGAAGAACCACATCACGGCGTCGCTTGGCGGACTGTTGCTGCCCGTCTCAAAGTCCCGCAGCTTTTGTCAGATTTATGCGGAAGCGGTCGCGTCGCCGTTGGTAGCGACGGGTCATTTCGGCAGAGGTGTGCCCGAGCTGTTTTTGCACATGGCGCTCGTCCACTTCCGCGGAGGAGGCGAGCCCGGCTCGCAGGGAGTGGCCGGCGAATCTCTGCTTGCGCTCGTTTTCGGTGAGATCGCCGCGGACGCCGGCGGCAACTGCGGTGCGCTTGACGAGCCTCGCCACTTCCTGATCGTGAAGCCGCTCCGAACCGACAGTCGTGCCTCGGCCTGCCACACGCCGGAAGAGGGGGCCGTTCGCCAGTCTGGCATACTTGATCCACGTCATGACCGCCGTGAGCGGGCAGGTATTCTCGGTAGAGCCGGCCCCGATCTCCACTTCGCGCCAACCGGTCTTGCCGCGCAGTGTCACAAGAACTCCTTTGGCGAGGATCTCGATCCAGCCACGGCCGTCCTCAGTCTGGTCACGGCCGAGGTCGAGGCCTGTGATTTCGGAGCGACGAAAACCCCCGGCGTAGCCCAGGAGAAGTATGGCACGGTCGCGCAAGCCCCGGAGGCTGCCACGATCAAGCGTTTCCAGCATGGCGATCAGATCCTCAGGGAGGATCGCTTCCTTCTGGCGGGGCGGGGCGGCGTGCTTGTTGCGAATGCCGGCCATTACGGTGGCGATGGCGCGGTCCCCTCGGTCAAGGGTCAAGCCGCGCTGCGCATAGTTCCAGGCGATCGAGGACAGGCGGCGTTCGATTGTCGAGACGGCTTTCGGTTTGCCGCCACTCTCGGACGAACCGGAGGCGCAGGCGGTGATGTACAGGCCAACCACTTCGGGATCCGCGGGGAGGGGAGGGAGGTTCAGGCGCCGGCACCATGCTGAGAAATGCTTCCAGTCGGACGCGTAGGCACGGCGGGTGTTGATGGCGCTTGCCGCATCGATATAGGCGTGGGCGCGATCGACCAGATCTTCGAGATGGCGGGACGTCTTCAAGCTCGTTCCGCGGCCTGTTGCGCGGGTCACGACAGGCGGTTCCCCGTTGTCATCAACCAATTTCGCCAAGGGCGCATGCTTTGGGTCGTGGTCGGTCATTCGTCCTCGTTAATCTGCTCCATAGTTTGGATTATGGTCACCGGAAAAGGCGACGTGCAACGGCCTCCTGCGGTTGGCGGCATTGGCGGTCCGTCAGAATCACCCCATATCACATTATGCGTAATATGAACGATAATGCAAAATTATCGTTCATAAATGAGATAAGACGGGTTGTGCGGTTTGATCGGTATTCATGCCGTTAACTGCACGTGAGTGTGTATGTCTATCGTGTGGGTTTGCGTTTGCGGGTGTTGCAACGGAACCTTCGACCTCACACTCCAAGGTAACCGGTCACGATTTTCCAATGCGCCATGGCGCGAACACGATGAATGTGGGCGGAAAGAGCAGAGCGGCTGTGATGCGGGGCGACGAAGAGATTTCGGATGGCGGAACCATTGCCTGATCTCCCATGGTGGCGCGAGTCGTTCGACCACCGTTCGATAAAGTGACAACACCCGTAGAAGTGAGCTAAATCGCTTGATGTAGCCGTCGGCTTGCAGCGTCTTGCAAAGGGAATGGGCCGAACTCATCGCGATGTCCATACGGAACATCATCCAATTCACGGTATGTAGGTTCTAGGCTTGCGCTCGCTCGAGTGCAGCCCGGTGAGCCGCTTCCAGCGCTCGATCTCGGCATCTCATCGAAGACGATCCGCCGGTCGGCTCGGTGACCAATGGCACCTCGATGAGGTCTTCATCTCCATGGGCGGCAAGAAGCATTGGCGGGCTGTCGATCAGGGTGGTTTCGTTCTCGACGTGCTGGTGCAGAGCCGCGCAATACCAAGGCCGCCAAACGTCTGATTCGAAAGCTTCTGAAAGGACAGAGGCACTCACCGCGCGTCATGACTACTGACCAACAGCGATCCTATGGCGCAGCAATGCGCGACATCATGCCCGGCGTCGAACATCGTTCGCACAAAGGCCTGAATAACCGGGCGGAGAATTCCCATTAACCGACCCGGTGGCGAGAGCGGATCATGAAGGGCTTCACGTCAGCCCGACATCTCCAGCGTTTCGCTTCCATGCATGCCCCCGTCGCCACCCTTTTTCACATTCCACACCATGAGATCGCATCCGACCATGACCGCGAAATGAGAACCACAGCCGTGCAAATGTGGAACGAAATCGCACGCCTGCAGGCCGCATAAAGCGGAGGCCGAGACTTTTGATCGGAGCTCGTTAACTTTACGGTTCCCGGGGGGTGCCAAAAATCTCTGCGAAAACCATATGCCGCGAGACCCCGGCGACATGCCGGGGCCACGGAATTAACG
Encoded proteins:
- the repB gene encoding plasmid partitioning protein RepB, which codes for MNNASDRSKRMKAMFGGINPQELAAAVAPSPMSQTSRRVSAGAVRSMQDSFSAIEDENVRLREQIAGSEAVIEIAPDQLAPSFVRDRMDEQTDPGLDELVRSLREHGQQVPVLVRPHPDGSGRYQIAYGHRRWQAASKLNRPVKAVVRELSDDALVIAQGKENSERKDLSFIEQALFAYELKDRGFDRQTIAAALGRSEDKGLAYISILTSLAGTLATEVVRKIGPAPKTGRPKWEKLAAHFADRKLPAARSSAANGLMSSDKWLGADSDARFAMLLSLLEAKEKPATAKSTIKGEAGQDAVTIERAGAVTRFAVDERLSPGFAEWLACEMPALVARFEKVRA
- the fba gene encoding class II fructose-bisphosphate aldolase (catalyzes the reversible aldol condensation of dihydroxyacetonephosphate and glyceraldehyde 3-phosphate in the Calvin cycle, glycolysis, and/or gluconeogenesis): MALITMRQLLDHAAENDYALPAFNVNNLEYIQAVMRAADATDSPVILQASRGARAYAGDAFLRHLILGAAEEYPHIPVCLHLDHGDQPSTCISAITNGFTSVMMDGSLLADGKTVSSYEYNVDVTAEVVKIAHAAGVSVEGELGCLGNLETGAGDKEDGHGFEGKLSREELLTDPDQALDFVSKTGVDALAVAIGTSHGAYKFTREPDGEILSIETIAKINKKLPNTHLVMHGSSSVPKDLQDLFNSYGGKMKPTWGVPVAEIQKAIPLGVRKVNIDTDLRLAMTGTIRKNFTESPENFDPRNYLKPATALMTEVCKERFEAFRTAGKASKIRAKRLAEMAKFYASAK
- a CDS encoding tyrosine-type recombinase/integrase, which produces MTDHDPKHAPLAKLVDDNGEPPVVTRATGRGTSLKTSRHLEDLVDRAHAYIDAASAINTRRAYASDWKHFSAWCRRLNLPPLPADPEVVGLYITACASGSSESGGKPKAVSTIERRLSSIAWNYAQRGLTLDRGDRAIATVMAGIRNKHAAPPRQKEAILPEDLIAMLETLDRGSLRGLRDRAILLLGYAGGFRRSEITGLDLGRDQTEDGRGWIEILAKGVLVTLRGKTGWREVEIGAGSTENTCPLTAVMTWIKYARLANGPLFRRVAGRGTTVGSERLHDQEVARLVKRTAVAAGVRGDLTENERKQRFAGHSLRAGLASSAEVDERHVQKQLGHTSAEMTRRYQRRRDRFRINLTKAAGL